A DNA window from Paenibacillus sp. HWE-109 contains the following coding sequences:
- a CDS encoding PepSY-associated TM helix domain-containing protein gives MRMRKFVLTIHLLLSLTLGLFVVLTCTTGSLLMIEPEVESWMHPVHHEQTPGQVSAAVIKQHADAANPGFVADRIEYPKNDPFYHVHLTQANNGKENFTVYADPGTGDTFGKVQIDRLEPFATIYQLHRYFLLTSVIGKVPAASLVGILGIALILMLVSGIYLWWPGLRKLATGFKVVLHRGKLIKNMSLHKTVGIISIPFLLVLALTGTVNAFEKSIPNWVGFKAKEEIPATALQSKSKDAAVLPLDQVEKIVKDTYPKSEVIKIQLPQKAGQSYQIGLKEGLSGNGSSNSTLYMDASTGSVLYKTDPNLAINLYNSWRKGLHFATWGGEPLRIISFFFGMTPLALMITGLFIWRIKANARKRSRNKSAAGSAAAA, from the coding sequence ATGAGAATGAGAAAATTCGTACTAACCATCCATCTCTTGCTTAGCCTTACACTAGGTCTTTTTGTAGTCCTTACCTGTACGACAGGCAGCTTGTTGATGATTGAGCCTGAAGTCGAGAGCTGGATGCATCCTGTCCACCATGAACAAACACCTGGTCAAGTGAGTGCCGCAGTGATTAAACAGCATGCCGATGCAGCCAATCCTGGGTTTGTGGCCGACCGTATTGAATATCCGAAAAATGATCCGTTCTATCACGTACATTTGACACAAGCAAATAACGGCAAAGAAAACTTCACAGTCTATGCAGATCCAGGCACTGGAGATACTTTTGGCAAGGTACAGATTGATCGCCTTGAACCATTCGCTACGATCTATCAGCTTCATCGTTATTTCCTGCTTACCTCTGTGATTGGCAAAGTGCCAGCAGCCTCCCTTGTTGGAATCTTGGGAATTGCCCTGATTCTGATGTTGGTAAGCGGGATTTACTTATGGTGGCCAGGTCTTCGCAAACTGGCTACAGGCTTTAAAGTCGTGCTCCATCGAGGGAAATTGATAAAGAATATGAGCTTACATAAGACGGTAGGTATCATTTCCATTCCCTTTTTACTTGTGTTAGCTTTAACCGGCACCGTCAATGCCTTCGAGAAATCCATCCCGAACTGGGTAGGTTTCAAAGCCAAAGAAGAAATCCCTGCGACTGCCTTGCAAAGCAAATCAAAAGATGCCGCAGTACTTCCATTGGACCAAGTTGAGAAAATTGTGAAAGACACTTATCCCAAAAGTGAAGTCATCAAAATTCAACTTCCTCAGAAAGCCGGTCAATCTTATCAAATCGGTTTAAAAGAAGGCCTTAGCGGCAACGGCAGCAGCAATAGTACCCTTTATATGGACGCATCCACAGGTTCAGTTTTGTACAAAACTGACCCCAATCTGGCAATTAATTTGTATAATAGCTGGAGGAAAGGCCTCCACTTCGCTACTTGGGGCGGCGAACCGCTGCGAATCATCAGCTTTTTCTTCGGAATGACCCCGCTTGCGCTGATGATTACTGGACTTTTCATCTGGCGCATCAAAGCCAACGCGCGCAAACGCAGCCGCAACAAATCGGCAGCTGGATCCGCTGCTGCCGCTTAG